One Methylocystis iwaonis genomic window, GCGCCTCTTCGCCTTCCCGCATTGACGCGCAAACAATCATCCCCGGCTGGGCGAAAACCCAGCCGGGGATACAAAAAGAGTGCCTTGTTTGGGAAGTATATACGAGCTTGACCCAAATCCGGGATGGGATAGTGTCTTCTCACTAAAGGAGACACCTTGTGGTTACGAATTTCGATAGCCTGTTCGATCTAATGGAAGCGTTCCCGGACGAGCAGGCTTGCATCGATCTTCTGCGCGCCATTCGTTGGCGCGACGGCGAGTTTTGCCCCTACTGCAAGCGCAACAGAATCTACCATTTCAGCGACCGTAAGACGTTCAAATGCGGCGAGTGCCGCCAGCGCTTCTCGATCAAAGTCGGCACGATCTTTGAGGACACGAAATTGCCGCTCCGCAAATGGTTTATGGCGATTTGGATGATTGCCAACCAGCCCAAGAACATTGCCTCGACCACGCTGGCGAAAGACCTGAAAATCACGCAAAAAACGGCGTGGTTCGTCCTTCACCGCCTTCGCCATGCGGCCCGCACACCTTCGTTCAATGCGCCCCTGAAGGGAGATGTTGAGGCGGACACGACGTTCGCTGGCGGCAAGGAAAAGAACAAGCACGCCAGGGACCAGAAGGGTGACACACAGGGCGGCGCTAGCAAGGTGGTTGTGCTCAGCATTATCGAACGCGGCGGCGAGCCTAGCGCCAAGCATGTGCCCGACCACAAGGCTAAAAATCTTCAAGGCAAGGTGCGCCAGAACGTCGTTAGGGGAGCAGCGGTTCTGACTGATGAGGACAAGGCGTATGTTGGTCTTGGGAACGACTATACTCATCCAGCCGTTAACCACAGCGCTGGAGAATATTGCTGCTTGGCGGCTTCGCTCATACGAACTCAATCGAGTCAGTGTGGGCTTTGCTCAAGCGCCAAATCATCGGCGTACATCCTTGGGTGTCGCCGGAGCGCCTCCGCCGCTACGCGGCTGAAACGATTTGGCGCTACAACCGTCGCGGCAGGAAAGTGACCCCGCGAGTGGACGCGATTTTTCCCTGCGTTCGGGGGCACCTAACTTACGAGGCTCTGGTAGCATGACCGAGTCAAAAAAGACGAAGAAGACAGAGAACACCCCATTGATTGGGATTGATTTATCATTTGGCGAAGCTCTAGAGCGGTTTTTGCAAACCGACCCCAAAGAGCTAGCTTCTGCAATCGAAAAAACCAAAAGGCGATCAGATGAAATCGAGCGAAGCGCCGCAGAACGACGCGAGCGGCTCAGATCAGCCGCAAAAGGACCAGCAAAAAAGTTCAGTCTTTGACTTCCTTTATCACGACGCCCGTCGCGTCTCGTCTTTCCTTGCTCAATTTTCCGATTACGGGCACCTTCTTTCTGTGAAGGCAACCGAGGCAACTGGGCAAGCCTCGACAAAGAGATTCGACACCTCTGTTTCTGGCGCTCTCCCTATCGTCGCTAATGCAAAGGGGGAATGGCAACAATCGACGACCGACGACGAACGCGATAGTGCTGAACGCACATTTGACCCGATTTGGGCAAACGCCCTCAATCTGCTCGCCTTTTTGTCAGAGCGTGAGCTGATTGAAAGAGATATAACGGCTGCGAGAATTGGGCAGTTTATCCTCGTGTCTGGACGCCTTGACCTTATTGATCTCGGGATATTTCGGGCAGCTTGGGAAAACGCGAAGGTAAAAGAAGTCATAGTGCATGGCGCTGCGGTCGCCGCAAACGTCGCGCCGAAGAACCGAAATGAGCGGCGAAGGGCCGAAAAGCAAAAGCCCACAGCGGCTACCGAAGCAGAGCTTGCAGTGGAGATGATGGCAATGATGCCGCACTCGGCGATAGCCGCTGTTTCCAGTGGCCCACATGCGGCGTGGTGCGTTCTTCGCGACGAATGGCTCACCGTTCCTGCCGCCGACATCTTGTTAAAGCACGGCGTCAATGTCGCCGGCGAATGGAGCATGCTTGGCATTCTTGATGCGATGCCCGATCAGCCAAATATTGAAATAGAACCTGGAATTTTCAGCCGGAATATTGATTACTTTATCTCTGGCATGAAACTTAGCCAGATGGCGATGCACTTCGCCGGGTTCGCGGGACCTGCAAGGCTCCTTCTTGGTCGCCCAGAGGAATCCTATGGGATCACGCCGCTTCTGATCTTCCGACAAGTCTCGTAGATCAAACTCAGAGCGCACTCCTCTTTCTGCGAAAGAATGCGCTCCAGCTTTTTGACTCTGCGCGCTAGGCCATCGGCGAGGCCGCATCCTCCGGCGCATCGTCGTCCTTCAGCCGCGAGAGCGCGCGGCGCAGCTTCGTCAAGGCGCGGCTTTCGATCTGGCGCACGCGCTCCTTCGAGATGCCCAGCTTGTCGCCCAGCGTTTCGAGGGTCACGAGATTTTCGGTCAGACGGCGCTCCTGCACGATCCGCAGCTCACGCTCCGAGAGGATCGCGAGCGCATCGCGCAGCCAGCGGGCGCGTCGGTCCGAGTCGAGCGTCTGCTCGACCACCTCGTCGGGGAGCGGCGCGTCGTCGACGAGGAAATCCATGCGCTGAGCGGAGCCCGCCGACTCGTCGTCGACGAGCTGCGCATTGAGCGAGACGTCGGAGCCGGAGAGACGCGAGTCCATCATCTCGACATCGGCGACCGACACGCCCAGCGTCTCCGCGATGCTCTCATAGGCGTCGCCCGCCGTGGCGGCTCCCGGCTCCCGCGACAAGCGGGCGCGCAGGCGGCGCAAGTTGAAGAAGAGCGCCTTCTGCGTCGAGCTCGTGCCGCCGCGCACGATCGACCAGTTGCGCAGGACATAGTCCTGGATCGAGGCGCGGATCCACCATGTGGCGTAGGTCGAGAAGCGCACGTCGCGCTCCGGCGCGAAACGGGCGGCCGCTTCGAGAAGCCCGACATGGCCTTCCTGCACCAGATCGGCGATCGGCAGGCCGTAGTGACGGAATTTCGCCGAAATGGCGATGACGAGCCGCATATGGGCGGCTGTGAGCTTGTGCAGCGCCACGGGGTCCCCATGGTCGCGCCAGGCGACCGCGAGCCCCCTCTCCTCTTCCCTTTCGAGGAATGGGGCGTCCGCCGCAGCCTTCATAAGTTCTCTGCCAAGACCGGGAAGATACGCCATGGTCAAATCTCCACAGCGCGCTATCTCTCGGGCATCATTTCGCGAGATATCCGCGCATTTTGAACAACTCTAGGCGTTCAACACGCGGCGCCCCGGTCCTGTTCCCCCAGGAGCGGCGATCACTCCGTTACGATTTTGTAACGTTCTCCGGCCACAACCGGCTCGCTTTCATCCAAACCATTGAGCAATCTGAAATATTCGAGCGGGCGGTTGGGCGTCGTCATCCGCGCCGCAAGGCTTTCCGCCGTATCCGCGGTCCCGGCCGTGACGATGGAGAGCTTGAGCCCATGCGCCTCGCGCGCCTCCTCCGGCGTGATCCGCCGGAAAGTCGCAATCGAGTCCATGAATTCCTTCTCCGCCTGGTCGGTGAGAGCCCTGGCGGCGAATATCAAGCGGTAGAGATATTCGCCGGATTGGATCACGGCGAGGCGGAAGTTCCATTCCCCGGCGCGCGCCACGGCGGTGACCGCCGGCAGGCCGTTGACGTCGATCTTCCGCACGCTGGACGGCAGCAGACCATCCACCCAGCCGGACGCCACATAGGCTTCGAGACTTTCTGACGGCGGATTTCTGACCGTGTCGAGCCGCAGCGCCTCATTATCGGCCTGCCGGACGCCGAAGACCGCCTCGCTGGAGTTCTCCAGCAGGAAGCCCTCGGGCGCCGCAAAGGCGAAGCGCAGGCGCGGATGGGTGAATTTCCGGTCGCGGACGAAGCCCTCCATCGGATCGTCGCCGAAAGCCACGCCGTTGATCGCCGCGAGATAGCCGGCCCGGTCGCGGTTCCCTATGCCCGGCGCGCCGATCTGTCGGGCGACTGTAATGGCGCGGGTCACGCGCTCGGGGGTGGAGGGGTGGGTCGAGGTGATGTCGAAGCCGGAATCTTTCCGCTTCCCGTAAAGCGCCGCGCGCAGCTCGGACGAGCGGCCGAGCGCCGTCAGGAAGCGCGCCGCGCCGTAAGGGTCGAAGCCGGCCCGGGCGATCACCCTGACGCCGGTTTCGTCGGCGTCGATCTCCTGCTGGCGGGAGAAGCTCGCCACCGACAGGCGCTGCTTCGAGCGCTCTTCCTCGCCCTTTTGCCGGCTCTGGATCACGGTCGCCGCCTGTGAGATCAGCGCCGCCTCGCGCTCCTTTTCGGCGCGCAGCGCGCTGTGGCGCAGCGTGACATGGCCGATTTCATGCGCCATGACCGCCGCCGCCTCCGAGGCGTCGCCGGCAAGGGCCAGGAGCCCGCGTGTGACGTAAAGATTGCCCGAGGGCAGCGCGAAGGCGTTGACGACCGGCGTGTTGAGGATCGTCACCTTATAGGCGGTCTGACCGGGCGTCTCGCTGGCCTGCGCGAGCTTGACGAGAATATCGTTGAGATAATGTTCGGCGGCGACGGCCTGATATTCGCCGCCAAATTGCGCGAGCAGCTCCTTGTGCTGGACCGAGGAGCGGTTATCCGTCTTGGAGAGCGCCGGCCGCGTGGGCGGGGTCGGCGTGGGCCCGAAGAGCTGGCCCTGCCGCTCGAGCTCGGCGCAATTGGCGAGCGCGACCGCGCAAGCGACGGCCAGGGCCGCCCGCCTCAGGAGGTCACGGCGTCGCGTCAAGGATTTCGATCTCGGCGGGCGTTGAAATCGCCATACGCGGCCCAAAGCCTGTCTCAATAAGTCCTCGCACGCGCGCCCGCCGCCCGATCAGCTTTGGGGGTTCGATTCCCGATGCGGCAAGAATAGCCAAATCGCGCCGCGAAATCACGACCGAGAAATCGTCAAACCGTTTTTTACCGAAATTCAAATAGATAGCGCCAGCACTTTGGCCGACGCCGTGGATTTTGCCCTCGACGATCGCCATTCCCTTGCGGTGCAGCAACGCCGCGCCGCTCTCTTTGGCGCCGGCGTCGATCGGGCGCATCTCCGGATCGGCCCAGAGACCTCGCGATGCGTCGCGCGCCGGGGCCTCGGCCGTAAGATAAGCCTGGGCGCAGGGCGCGGCGGGCGGATCGGGCCGGAAACGCGCAAGGCCCTCCTCCAGCAGAGCCGCCCCGACCGAGACGAGCGGCGCCTCGGCCCCTGCCCCGCTCGCGGCGAAGACCCGGGCTGGAAAGCGGCCCCAGCGGTCCGCCGAACCGGCGAAGGCGCCGAGAAAGACGTCTTTGCCGGTGAGCCATTCTGATAGCCGCTCATGCGCCGCGGCGCGACGCGCGCGGACGTCCTTGGCGGGCGGCCCCGGGAATTCGAGCCCTGCGAGCGCGGCGCGGCGGCCGTCGTCGAGGAGAAGGTCGAAGTCTTCGTCCACCAAAGCGACGGTTGCGGGCGTCGCGTTTTCGAGCGAGCAGGCGCCGGATTCGGGGGCCGGCGAGAGCGCCCAGGCGCGCGGCACAAGAAAAACGACGCAGAACGCCGCCGCCGCGCATGGCGGAGAAAAGGCGAAGCGGCGACGGCCGCTGACGTTCTGTTTCATCAGCCTCATGGCGCCAGATTAGCTTACGCTCGAACAACGGCAACGCCCGCCGCAATTACGCCCAAACAGGGCCTATGATGCGGCGCCAGAAAGCCAGCTCCGCCGGCTTTCAGCGCGGCCGTTTCACCCCCATATCTCGCCCATGATCACTCGCATCGCCCTTTTCGCCGTCCTCTTTCTCAGCGCGGGCGCCGCGCGCGCCTATGATCCCTATGGGCCGGCGCGGCCGGAGTCGGACCTCACCCTTGCGCAGGGCTACAACCGCCCGCCCGCCGATATCGATCTGCCGCCCGGCGACATCGACACTGGCGCCGCCGAGCCAGGCGCGCTGGTCACGCGCATCGATCGGCTCGAACGCGACATTCGCCGCCTGACCGGCCAAAACGAAGAGCTGCAGCACAAGGTGCAATTGCTGGAGGAGCAATTGCGCGCCGCCAAGGAGGCCGCGCCGCGTCCCGCCGACCCGACCGCAACGCATCCCGCCGCCGCGCTCCCGCCCGTCGCCGGGGCGCCGAGCCCGGCGACGACAGGCATGCGCCGTAGCGACGCTTTCGATCCGGCGAATGATCCTTCCGCGCCCGGCGCGCCCAAGCCGCTCGGGACGACCACGCCTTCCGCGCCCCTCGCCAATCCGCCAAAGACCGTGGCGGGCTCGGTCAGCAGCGCGCCGCCGGTGCGCGAAGCCGGGCAGCCGCTCGACATCGCCCATGGGCGCCTCGTCGGCGACCAGCCCTCGACCTTGCCCGAAATCGCGCCCGCTCCCCCGGCCGCCCCACCCGGCCCCAAGGAGGAATATGAAGAGGCTGTGGCGACGCTCAAGGCGGGCAAGTTCGAGGCGGCTGAGAAATCGCTCGAAACATTCCTCACCAAAAACCCCAAGAGCAAATTCGCCCCTGCGGCGACCTTCAATCTCGGGGAGAGCTTCTTCCTGCGCGGGCGCCATCGCGAGGCGGCCGAGAAATATCTCGAGATTTCGCAGAAATACGGGCAATCGGCGCAGGCGCCGGACGCCCTGCTGCGGCTCGGCCAATCGCTCGGCGCCATGGGCGCGAAGGAACAGGCTTGCGCCTCCTTCGGCGAGATCGGCATGAAATATCCGGGCTCGGCGCCGCGCATTCGAGACGCGGCGCAGCGGGAAAGCAAGAAGCTGCAATGCTGACGCGCGGCCGCCCTTGACCTTGGATAAAGCTGCCGGCGCCTTTGCGCTGCTGGCGCCCTATGAGAGCCTGCTGCTCGCCGTCTCCGGGGGACCGGATTCCGTCGCGCTGATGCTGCTGTGCGCGCAATGGCCGGAGCGCGCCTCCCATGAGATTGCAGTGGCGACGGTCGACCACGGCCTTCGCGCCGACGCTCGCGCGGAAGCCGAACAGGTCGGCGAATGGGCCCGCAGTCTCGGCTTTGCGCATCATCTCTTGAGCTGGGAGGGCGAAAAGCCGCAGACCCGCATTCAGGAGCGCGCCAGGGCGGCGCGCTACGCCCTGCTCGCCGATTGCGCGACAAGCTTGGGCTCCGGCGCCATTGTGACGGCGCATCACGCCGACGACCAGGCGGAAACGATTTTGTTTCGCCTGACGCGCGGCTCGGGCGTCTCGGGACTGGCGGGGATGGCTCCGCGATCCAACGCGCATGGCGCCCCGCTTCTGCGTCCGCTTCTGGCCTTCCCGAAGGCCGAGCTGGTCGAGATCTGCGAGAACGCCGGCCAGCGCTATTTCTGCGACCCCTCGAACGCCAACGACGCCTACGCCCGCGCCCGGCTGCGCAAGCTCATGCCGCTGCTTGCGCAACAGGGGCTCGATCGGACGGCGCTTCTGCGCCTGGGCGAACGCGCCGCCCGCGCCGAGGCCGCGCTCGCCTCCTGCGCCGCCGCCGCTCATGAGCGCGCGCTCACGGAAACTGCCCCGGCGCTCGCCGGATTCGATGCGGGCGCTCTCACGGAGCTGCCGCTCGACATCCTGCAACGCCTCCTGGCGCGCGAGATTGCAAGGCTCGCGCCGCAGGCGCAACTACGCCTCGACAGGCTGGAGCGGGCGGCCGATCGGCTCTCCCGGGCGCTTCGCGAAAAGGCGCCACTTCGGCTCACCATCGCCGATCTTCTGATCGAATCGGACGGTAACAACGTCACCTTGCGGCCGGCGCCGCCCAGGCGTTCCGCCTAGGCCGGAACCGTAAAGACGCTCGACCTTTACGGGGCCTCCCTTGGCAAGAAACATGGGCGCGCCTAGATTAATTCGAACTTGGGAAGCGCGTCCCTCTCGGGGGAATCCACCCGCGCGAGGCGCTCCCGTCACGGATAACCAAATGAACGCAAACTTCAGGAACCTCGCCTTGTGGGCCATCATCGGCCTGCTGGTGGTGGCGCTCGTCATGCTGTTTCAGCAGCCCGGCCAGCGCACGCCAATCCGGGACATCTCCTTCAGCGAGCTGCTGACGCAGATCGATCAGGGCCGCGTTCATGACGTGACCATCGCCGGGAACGAGGTCGCGGGCCATTTCAACGACAATCGGCCCTTCACGACCTATATCCCGAACGAAGCCAACATCATTCCGCGCCTTCAGCAGCATAATGTCTCGATCAGCGCCAAGCCGCTTTCCGACGGCTCGAGCTGGTTGATGACGCTGCTGTTGAACGCGCTGCCGCTGGTCGCCTTCCTGGGCGTGTGGATATTCCTCTCCCGCCAGATGCAAGGCGGCGCCGGCCGGGCCATGGGCTTCGGCAAATCCAAGGCGAAGCTGCTCACCGAGTCTCAGGGCCGCGTCACCTTCGAGGACGTCGCCGGCGTCGACGAGGCCAAGGAAGATTTGCAGGAGATCGTCGAGTTTCTGCGCGATCCAGGCAAGTTCCAGCGGCTCGGCGGGCGTATTCCGCGCGGCGTGCTGCTCGTCGGCCCGCCCGGCACGGGTAAGACGCTGCTCGCCCGCGCCATCGCCGGCGAGGCGGGCGTGCCCTTCTTCTCGATCTCGGGCTCCGACTTCGTCGAAATGTTCGTCGGCGTCGGCGCGAGCCGCGTGCGCGACATGTTCGAGCAGGCGAAGAAAAACGCGCCCTGCATCATCTTCGTCGACGAAATCGATGCGGTCGGCCGTCATCGCGGCGCCGGCCTTGGCGGCGGCAATGACGAGCGCGAGCAGACCTTGAACCAGTTGCTCGTCGAGATGGACGGCTTCGAGGCCAATGAGGGCATCATCCTCATCGCCGCCACGAACCGCCCGGACGTGCTCGACCCGGCGCTGATGCGTCCCGGCCGCTTCGACCGCCAGATCCAGGTGCCGAACCCGGACTTCATCGGCCGCGAGAAGATCCTAAAGGTCCACGCCCGCAAGGTGCCGCTGGCGCCGGACGTCGATCTCAAGGTCGTGGCGCGCGGCACGCCGGGCTTCTCGGGCGCCGACCTCATGAACCTCGTCAACGAGGCGGCGCTGCTTGCGGCGCGGCGCTCGAAGCGCATCGTCACGAACCAAGAGTTCGAGGACGCGCGCGACAAGATCATGATGGGCGCGGAGCGCCGCACGCTCTCCATGACCGAGGAGGAGAAGAAGCTCACGGCCTATCACGAGGGCGGCCACGCTTTGGTGCAGCTCACGGTTCCCGGCGCGATGCCGATCCACAAGGCCACGATCATCCCGCGCGGCCGTGCGCTGGGCATGGTGCAGGGCCTGCCGGAGCGCGACCAGGTCTCGCAGACCTTCGAGCAGCTCACGGCGATGCTGGCCATCGCCATGGGCGGCCGCGTGGCGGAGGAGCTGGTGTTCGGCCACGACAAGGTGACGTCGGGCGCGGCCTCGGACATTCAGCAGTGCACGCGGGTGGCGCGCGCCATGATCACTCAGCTCGGCTTCTCGGATAAGCTCGGCACGGTGGCCTACGCCGAGCCGCAGCAGGAGCAGTTCCTGGGCTATTCGCTCGGGCGCCAGCAGAGCCTGTCGGAGCAGACGCAGCAGACGATCGACGCGGAAGTGCGGCGTCTGGTGCAGGAGGCTTACGACAAAGCGACGCAGATCATGACCGAGAAGCGCGCGCAGCTCGACATGCTGGCCAATGGCCTCTTGGAGTTCGAGACGCTGACGGGCGAGGAGATGAAGGGTCTGCTCACCGGCAAGCGCCCCGTGCGCGAGGACACGAGCGCTCCGACGCCGCAGCCCCCGCGCGGCTCGGCTGTGCCCACGACCGGGCAGAAGCCGGAGCCGGATGTCGGCGGGCTCTCGCCCAACCCGGTCTAAGATAAAATGGCCCGGCGAGATTCTCGCCGGGCCTCTGAGAAAGTGGCGGTGACGCCCCTCGCGCTTCGAGACGCCTGCTGCGCAGGCTCCTCAGCATGAGGGGCTTCTGCTTCTACCCCAAACACTTAGCCTCATCCTGAGGAGCGAGCGAAGCTCGCGTCTCGAAGGACGGGGCCGCCTCGGAGGTTTGTTAACAAACTGAGGGCCCGGCGAGACGTCGCCGGGCCTTTTCCTTTGAGCGCCGAAGCGTTCATACGAGATCCGCTCGATTAGTTCGGCGTCATCGCCGGACGCGCGGCAGTTTGGACACATAGGAAGGAAATCACCGCCGTCATTGCGAGGAGGCGGAGCCGACGAAGCAATCCAGCAGGGCCGCATCGCCGCCCTGGATTGCTTCGCTTCGCTCGCAATGACGGGTTCCCCAGCGCTTTTGGGCTCTGGATTCCGGTCGGGCTTTTGCCCCCCGGGAATGACAAGCGCCAGTGCGAGCAGTTCAAACGGAAATGGCGTCAAACCCTTCCCGGCCGCAATGTCACGACATTGGCGAAGAAGCGCAGGCCGATATCGCGCTCCTGCCGCCAAACGGCGCGCGCCGTGCGCCGCTCCTCGGACTTGTCGATCACAAGATCGAAGACATCCGGGAGCGCGATCTGTTGGTCCCATTGCACGCGCGCGCCCCCCTCGCTGAGGTTGCGGACGACGCAGTCGAATGTCGATCGCTCGAAAAACTCGATCCGCCCTCCCAGCAAAGTGCGCCGTCGCAAAGATGTCCGCCGCTCTTCCATCAATTCATCCTCTCAAATCACGAGTGGCCCAGAGTGAAACGAAGGCGGCCTCGTCGGAATCCGACAAAAAGACGCCTACGTCACCTTAGCGGCTCCTCGGGAGGGAGAGAGCGAAAGACTTTCTTAACCCTAACGGCCCTTAACGATCCTTGGCTTACCCGATCAGCTCCTGCACCGTCTCCGCCGGACGGCAGAGCGCCGCCTTCTCGCCGAAGAGGACGATCGGCCGCTCGATGAGGATCGGATTTTTCTCGATCGCGGCAAAAATCTCGTCCTCCGACACGGCTGGATTATCGAGGCCAAGCTCCTCATAGGGCGTCCCGCGCTTACGGAGAATGTCGCGCACGCTCTTGCCCATGCGTTTCAGCAGCCCTTGCAGGGTCTTTCGATCCGGCGGCGTCTTGAGATATTCGACGACCTCGGGCTCGTGCCCGGCCTCGCGCAGAGCGGCGAGGACTTTGCGCGACGTGCCGCAGGAAGGGTTGTGGTAAATAACGACCCGCATTCAAGCATCCTTCTCGAAGTCAAGAGCGACCTAAATTTACCTGATGGTCCAAATTGTGGAATACCGTTGAATACGGTATCGGGCAGAATGTTTTGGCCACATCGAAGCCCAACTTTGCGTGACCTTGTGCGCTTATCCCACGAAAAGGAATACAGATGGCGCGTCATTATTTCGGAACGGACGGCATACGCGGCCTCGCCAACGTCAAAATAACGCCCGAACTGGCGCTCAAGGTCGGACAAGCGGCCGGCCTCATTTTCCAGCGCGGCGAGGGCCGCCATCGGGTGGTCATCGGCAAGGACACAAGGCTCTCCGGCTATATGATCGAATATGCGCTGGTCGCCGGCTTCGCCTCGGTCGGCATGGACACGCTGCTGCTCGGCCCGATGCCGACGCCCGCCGTCGCCATGCTCACCCGCTCCATGCGCGCCGATGTCGGCGTGATGATCTCCGCCTCGCATAATTCCTTCGAGGACAATGGCATCAAGCTCTTCGGGCCGGACGGGCACAAGCTCTCCGACGAGATCGAGAGCGAGATCGAAACGCTCCTCGACAGCGATCTCGGCCGCAAGCTCGCGGCCTCCACCCAGCTCGGCCGCGCCCGCCGCATCGACGATGCGCGGGCACGCTATATCGAATTCGCCAAACATACGCTGCCGCGCAATCTGAGCCTCGAAGGCCTGCGCGTCGTGGTCGATTGCGCCAATGGCGCCGCCTATAAGGTCGCCCCCGAAGCGCTTTGGGAGCTGGGCGCCGAAGTGATCTCGATCGGCGTGGAGCCGGACGGCTTCAATATCAACCGCGACGTCGGCTCCACCTCGCCGCAGGCGCTGCGCGAGAAGGTGCGCGAATTGCGCGCCGACGTCGGGATTGCGCTCGACGGCGACGCCGACCGCGTGATCCTCGTCGACGAAACCGGCGCCGTGATCGACGGCGATCAGGTGATGGCCGTCGTCGCTCGAAGCTGGCGCGACCAGGGGCTGCTCGCAAAGCCCGGCATCGTCGCGACGATCATGTCCAATCTGGGCCTCGAGCGCCACCTTGGCGCCATGGGCCTGACGTTGGAGCGCACCGCCGTCGGCGACCGCTATGTGATCGAACGCATGCGCAAGGAGGGCTACAATGTCGGCGGCGAACAGTCGGGGCATGTCATCCTCTCCGATTATTCGACGACCGGCGACGGACTTGTGACCGCCATGCAGGTGCTCGCCGAGGTCAAGCGCAAGAACCGGCGCGTGAGCGAAATCTGCCATTGTTTCGAGCCCTTGCCGCAGGTGCTCAAGAATGTCCGCGCGCAGAAGGTGATGCTCGAGAAGAAGTCGGTCGTCGTGGCGATAGACTCGGCGCGCGCGCGGCTCGGCAACGCCGGGCGCCTGATCGTGCGGCCCTCCGGCACGGAGCCGGTGATCCGGGTCATGGCCGAGGGCGATGATCGCGATCTCGTCGAGACGCTGGTCGCGCAGGTTTGCGACGCGCTGAAGGAGCCCGCGGAAGCGGCCTGAGAAAAAAAGCGGGCGCGGGGCGTTTGAGACGCCCCGCGCCGCCTTTCAAAAGCCGTTATGCTTTACAGAATTAGCCAAACTGCCGGTATTTTGGGTTAAGTGGTAAGGTTAACTCGCCTTTAAGCGGTTTCGGTCATGTTTACGCCCGATGGCTACGCGCCACGGGTCCGCTTCGCGGCCCTCTTTACGTAAAGGGGAAGTAATCATGGGCCGTATATTCGCCCTCCTTTTTGCGGCCGCAGTTCTCGCCGGCGCGACCGCTGGCGCAAACGCCGCCGATCTGCTGCCGCCGCCGCCACCGATCGAACCGCCGCCGCCCGTCGATCTCGGAGGCTGGTATCTGCGCGGCGACGTGGGCGTCGGCGCCACCCAGATTTCAGACTGGAACTATTCGCTACGCCCGGGCATCGACGGCGCCGGAAATGTGGTGATCCCCGCCGGTCCGGTCTGGAACACTCACCGAAGCATCGGCGACACGGCCTTCGCGGGCGCAGGCGTCGGCTACCAGTTCAACAACTGGGTTCGCTTCGATCTGACCGGCGAATACCGCATCCAATCCGCCTATCGCGCCACGAATTTCTTCGCCTTCCCGGGCTGCGGCTCGGCGTGTAGCGGCTTCGACAATTACAACGCCAATCTGGGCACCGCCCTGTTCCTGGCGAACGCCTATGTCGATCTCGGCACCTGGTATGGGCTGACGCCTTTCATCGGCGGCGGCGTCGGCGCGGCCTTCCACAATTTCTCCGGCCTCACGGACGTCGGCTTCGGCGTCGCCAATGGCGGCTATGGCGTCGCCGCCGATACGAATGCGACGAATTTCGCCTGGCAGGTGACAGGCGGCCTCGCCTTCGCGGTGACGCCGAACCTGCGGCTGGAAGTGGCGTATCGCTACCTCGACATGGGCAAGATCACGAGCGGTCCGATCTCCTGCAACGCCCTGCCCTGCTTCGGCGAGCGCCACTCCTTCAACGTCGCCTCCAACGACGTGCGGGTCGGCTTCCGCTACATCATCCCCTCGCTCACGCCAGTGCCGATGATGGCGCCGCCGCCGATGCCCCCGCTGGTGCGGAAATACTGATCTCTCCATCGAACGGCGCGGGCGCTCCCCGCGCCGTTTTTTGTTGTGCGCGCCTGAAGGCGCGCGGTCCGGGGGCGCCAATTTGGACCGCGCGCCTTCAGGCGCGCCGCAAAAAGCTATTGTCATGACCGACGATCACAAAGGCTGGCATTCGCGCGGCTATCTTCCGCATTTCGACTCTCCCGAAAGCATTCAGCACATTGTCTTCAGAACGCTGGGCAGCCTTTCAAAAGCCGTGGTCGACGCCCTCCCCGCCAGCGTGGATCGCAGGC contains:
- a CDS encoding M48 family metalloprotease, with the translated sequence MTRRRDLLRRAALAVACAVALANCAELERQGQLFGPTPTPPTRPALSKTDNRSSVQHKELLAQFGGEYQAVAAEHYLNDILVKLAQASETPGQTAYKVTILNTPVVNAFALPSGNLYVTRGLLALAGDASEAAAVMAHEIGHVTLRHSALRAEKEREAALISQAATVIQSRQKGEEERSKQRLSVASFSRQQEIDADETGVRVIARAGFDPYGAARFLTALGRSSELRAALYGKRKDSGFDITSTHPSTPERVTRAITVARQIGAPGIGNRDRAGYLAAINGVAFGDDPMEGFVRDRKFTHPRLRFAFAAPEGFLLENSSEAVFGVRQADNEALRLDTVRNPPSESLEAYVASGWVDGLLPSSVRKIDVNGLPAVTAVARAGEWNFRLAVIQSGEYLYRLIFAARALTDQAEKEFMDSIATFRRITPEEAREAHGLKLSIVTAGTADTAESLAARMTTPNRPLEYFRLLNGLDESEPVVAGERYKIVTE
- the ybgF gene encoding tol-pal system protein YbgF — translated: MITRIALFAVLFLSAGAARAYDPYGPARPESDLTLAQGYNRPPADIDLPPGDIDTGAAEPGALVTRIDRLERDIRRLTGQNEELQHKVQLLEEQLRAAKEAAPRPADPTATHPAAALPPVAGAPSPATTGMRRSDAFDPANDPSAPGAPKPLGTTTPSAPLANPPKTVAGSVSSAPPVREAGQPLDIAHGRLVGDQPSTLPEIAPAPPAAPPGPKEEYEEAVATLKAGKFEAAEKSLETFLTKNPKSKFAPAATFNLGESFFLRGRHREAAEKYLEISQKYGQSAQAPDALLRLGQSLGAMGAKEQACASFGEIGMKYPGSAPRIRDAAQRESKKLQC
- the tilS gene encoding tRNA lysidine(34) synthetase TilS, with the protein product MTLDKAAGAFALLAPYESLLLAVSGGPDSVALMLLCAQWPERASHEIAVATVDHGLRADARAEAEQVGEWARSLGFAHHLLSWEGEKPQTRIQERARAARYALLADCATSLGSGAIVTAHHADDQAETILFRLTRGSGVSGLAGMAPRSNAHGAPLLRPLLAFPKAELVEICENAGQRYFCDPSNANDAYARARLRKLMPLLAQQGLDRTALLRLGERAARAEAALASCAAAAHERALTETAPALAGFDAGALTELPLDILQRLLAREIARLAPQAQLRLDRLERAADRLSRALREKAPLRLTIADLLIESDGNNVTLRPAPPRRSA
- a CDS encoding RNA polymerase factor sigma-32, which gives rise to MAYLPGLGRELMKAAADAPFLEREEERGLAVAWRDHGDPVALHKLTAAHMRLVIAISAKFRHYGLPIADLVQEGHVGLLEAAARFAPERDVRFSTYATWWIRASIQDYVLRNWSIVRGGTSSTQKALFFNLRRLRARLSREPGAATAGDAYESIAETLGVSVADVEMMDSRLSGSDVSLNAQLVDDESAGSAQRMDFLVDDAPLPDEVVEQTLDSDRRARWLRDALAILSERELRIVQERRLTENLVTLETLGDKLGISKERVRQIESRALTKLRRALSRLKDDDAPEDAASPMA
- a CDS encoding thermonuclease family protein, whose product is MKQNVSGRRRFAFSPPCAAAAFCVVFLVPRAWALSPAPESGACSLENATPATVALVDEDFDLLLDDGRRAALAGLEFPGPPAKDVRARRAAAHERLSEWLTGKDVFLGAFAGSADRWGRFPARVFAASGAGAEAPLVSVGAALLEEGLARFRPDPPAAPCAQAYLTAEAPARDASRGLWADPEMRPIDAGAKESGAALLHRKGMAIVEGKIHGVGQSAGAIYLNFGKKRFDDFSVVISRRDLAILAASGIEPPKLIGRRARVRGLIETGFGPRMAISTPAEIEILDATP